The window GGGTCTGTTGATAGTTTCATCAAAACGTAGGATCAATGTAAGCACACCATCAATACATATCTTAACCATTTGTTACACATCTCACAATGGAATAAGATTAGTTCAATCAGTAATCATAAATCTCAAACAGTCTTTCAACTCTCTGATTTCTACAGAGGCCAGCTGTTTACTCACGCCTGTTGTTCTTTCTCCAGTCCCATGGCTTTTCCGGATTCGAAGAAGCCCACAAGCCAATACGCTTCTGCCTTGCTTCTTTCTCCCACTGATTCTCACATCAAACAAACCATCAACAGAGACCTTATCAACGGTAGTGTATATATAACAACAAAAGCTTTACTAATCTTTTACCTTTGCAAGAACCATGCGCTTGTCATAAGCTACATAGTGCCAAGCAAGACCTTTCTTTAGCATTGCCTCCTACAACAACACAAGAAACCATTGTTTTATCAAAATGGAAGTGTAAAGAAATGATTAGTACTTAATAATTACCTGAACAAAAACTCCATTGCAGTATAAATCTCCCACACACCTCCCATACCGATCTTCTCCATAAACCAACACCTTCAAGCTTTTCCATTGAACAATCTTAAGAAGCTCTTCTTGTGCCTCTTTCCCAAACGGCATCTGACTCTCTGGTGCATCTATTCCCCTATTTCCTTTCCAtcaccaaatattttttttccattaTAATAAAGAAACTAATGGCATGTCTAGTAGAAAAGTGATTTTAACCTTAGTCTGATTCTGAACTTGCGAGCAAGCACTTCTTCATTCTGAATGTTCAGCACTCTATAACCAGAATCAATGATCTTCTGGTGAAGCGCATCTGCTTTGGTGTAATCCTTCCTCTCACGTGCCTTTGCTCTTTTAACCGCTGCAACATTCACTTCCCTTGGCACAGAAGATGACACAACCGGGTCTGAACTACTGACATAAACTGTGATGGTGTCTCCATCCGCCACAGCTTTTGGATCAACCGGAAGAGTTTGAAACTCAAAGAGAACTCCTTCAGGCAAAGAATCAGGAGGAGCTTCAGTAGAGAGCTCAACAAGAGTGTGAGGCAAAGGGAGTCCATAGAAAGACAACAGTCCCTGTCACAATAAAACAACAAATTCACTTTAAATCTCTTCCAACTTCAATAACTGAACTACACATTCATACCTCAACATCTGCTTTCTGATGCCTTTTCAAGATCTCAGTAACAAGCCTAGAAGCATCCTCTGCTGTCTGTGGTGGAGGTTTTGCTTGCTTCCATGCCTCAAGTATTTTTCTATACCTTCACAGCAAAAAAATACAGAGCCAAAGTTCACATCTTTATTCACTAAGAGAAACATGTAAAGTTATTGTTGTGGTCTTTACCAGTTTGCTTGAGCTTTTCTTGATGACACAACATACCTCTCAAGTCCTTCAGGAACCTAGAAAGCCATAATCAGATCAGTTTAAGCAAACTCTAGTTGCATAAGTGAGAAAGTTGAATACTTGGGAAGTGATCTCGAAGTTGAAGAGATCGTGAGCGAGAGCTGAAACACCGACAGTGGCCGCGGAGACGCCGTGAGGACCGAGAGAGTCGTCGTCCGTGGTGGGTTTGCAGCATTTTCCGTAGAGGTATCCAAGAGCGTTACCCATCTTTCAGGAAATCTAATAAAGTTTCGATCTTTCCCTGAAAGATAATCCTCTGTGCAGAGGGAAgacgaagaggaggaggaggaggaagaccAAAACTCTTTTTGAAGAAACTGTACTCTCACTTAATATCTATGGCTAAGGAAAAATCAAAAAGTAACGTATTTTTAGTCTTTGTACAATTATTAAAGTGAAGC is drawn from Brassica rapa cultivar Chiifu-401-42 chromosome A05, CAAS_Brap_v3.01, whole genome shotgun sequence and contains these coding sequences:
- the LOC103866951 gene encoding staphylococcal-like nuclease CAN2, producing the protein MGNALGYLYGKCCKPTTDDDSLGPHGVSAATVGVSALAHDLFNFEITSQVPEGLERYVVSSRKAQANWYRKILEAWKQAKPPPQTAEDASRLVTEILKRHQKADVEGLLSFYGLPLPHTLVELSTEAPPDSLPEGVLFEFQTLPVDPKAVADGDTITVYVSSSDPVVSSSVPREVNVAAVKRAKARERKDYTKADALHQKIIDSGYRVLNIQNEEVLARKFRIRLRGIDAPESQMPFGKEAQEELLKIVQWKSLKVLVYGEDRYGRCVGDLYCNGVFVQEAMLKKGLAWHYVAYDKRMVLAKWEKEARQKRIGLWASSNPEKPWDWRKNNRRE